A genomic stretch from Pseudomonadota bacterium includes:
- a CDS encoding CBS domain-containing protein: MNVKEIMTENVDLLSPADSLEKASQLMRDDDIGAIPVREGDRLVGMLTDRDIAVRAVAEGREASSAQVKDAMSSPVLYCYENDSVEEVGRNMAKNQIRRLPVLNKEKRLVGMVSLGDLACKDSGHCAEEALRVISKPAQPH; the protein is encoded by the coding sequence ATGAATGTAAAAGAAATTATGACAGAAAATGTGGATTTGCTCTCACCAGCAGATTCACTCGAGAAAGCGTCACAGTTGATGCGGGATGATGACATAGGAGCAATCCCCGTGCGTGAAGGAGACCGTTTGGTGGGAATGTTAACTGATCGGGATATTGCAGTTCGGGCTGTTGCTGAAGGTAGGGAAGCGTCCTCTGCTCAGGTCAAAGATGCTATGTCTTCTCCAGTTTTATACTGCTATGAAAATGATAGTGTCGAAGAAGTGGGGAGAAATATGGCAAAGAATCAAATTCGGCGTCTTCCGGTACTAAATAAGGAAAAGAGGCTCGTTGGAATGGTTTCTCTTGGTGATCTAGCGTGTAAGGACTCCGGGCACTGTGCTGAAGAAGCACTACGTGTTATTTCAAAAC